TTATTGTAGGAAAAACTGAGGCCGTTGGATAGTGGGGCAGGAAAGTCATCCTGggctctttcctctcttttttcccctaaaactgAGGAAGTGGCACTGGATGTAATCCTTTGTGTCTGTGACTGAGTGacctgtgtctctgtgtgactGCGTATAAGCCTGAATGTCCTGTGATATGTGGCTCTATGTATTTGGGGAGGTGGGCCAATGTGTGACCATTTCATGTATGTCTACATCCTTGACTCTCAACTAGGAGTGTGGCTTTGCTCCTCAGGAAACAGTCTAGGGATATTTTTAGTTGTCACAGTGGGGAGGGGGATAGAGGGAACATCGTGCCTGCTGTTGGCATTTGGTAGGTAGAGATCAGAAATGCTATTAATCTACAGTGCACAAGACAGCTCCCATGacagaattatctggcccaaaatgtgtttttgtttgtttgtttgtttgcttgtttgtttgtttgttttgagaaagagtcttgctctgttgcccaggctggagtgcagtggcacaatcttgactcactgcaacctttgcctccggggttcaagtgattctcctggctcagcctcccgagtagctgggattacaggcatccaccaccacaccctgctaatttttgttttgtttttttttttttttgagacggagtctagctctgtcgcccaggctggagtgcagtggccggatctcagctcactgcaagctccgcctcccgggtttatgccattctcctgcctcagcctcccgagtagctgggactacaggcgcctgccaccttgcccggctagtttttttttttttttcgtatttttagtagagacgggatttcaccttgttagccaggatggtctcgatctcctgacctcgtgatccgcccgtctcggcctcccaaagtgctgggattacaggcttgagccaccgcgcccggccttaatttttgtatttttagtagagatggtgtttcaccatgttggccaggctggtctcaaactcctgggctcaagtgatgtgcccgctttggtctcccaaagtgctgagattataggcatgagccaccgcatctggcccaaAAATGTTAATAGTTCCAAAGCTGAGAAACTTTGGTctacatgtaacactgtgagtgacaccataatctgtgtgtgtgtatcattctGTATCAGTGTTACCAATTCACTTTATCTTTGTGTGACTGAGAGTAGCCCTGTATCTGTGTGGGACCCTAAGTCTGTGTAACTGGGCTTCCACCAGATTTTGCATCTCACTCTTCCTTCCCCTAACGTTTTGCTGCCGCTTCTGCCCACAGCTCCAGTTCCCGCTGCAAGAGTTCATCCTGGCCATGGGCTTCTTCCTGGTCCTGGTGATGGAGCAGATCACACTGGCTTACAAGGAGCAGTCAGGGCCGTCACCTCTTGAGGAAACAAGAGCTCTGCTGGGAACAGTGAATGGTGGGCCGCAGCATTGGCATGATGGGCCAGGGATTCCACAGGCGAGTGGAGCCCCAGCAAGCCCCTCAGCCTTGCGTGCCTGTGTACTGGTATTCTCCCTGGCCCTCCACTCTGTGTTTGAGGGACTGGCGGTGGGGCTGCAGCGAGACCGGGCTCGGGCGATGGAGCTGTGCCTGGCTTTGCTGCTCCACAAGGGCATCCTGGCTGTCAGCCTGTCCCTGCGGCTGCTGCAGAGCCACCTTAGGGCACAGGTGGTGGCTGGCTGTGGGATCCTCTTCTCATGCATGACACCTCTAGGCATCGGGCTGGGTGCAGCTCTGGCTGAGTCGGCGGGACCTCTGCACCAACTGGCCCAGTCTGTGCTAGAGGGCATGGCAGCTGGCACCTTTCTCTATATCACCTTTCTGGAAATCCTGCCCCAGGAACTGGCCAGTTCTGAACAAAGGATCCTCAAGGTCATCCTGCTCCTAGCAGGCTTTGCCCTACTCACTGGCCTGCTCTTCATCCAAATCTAGGGTGCTTCAAGAGAGGGGTAGGGGAGACTGATGATCAGGTGCCCCtgttctcccttccctcccccagtTGTGGGGAATAGGAAGGAATGGGGAAGGGAAGTACTGAGGACCAAAAAATTCTCTGGGAGCTAAAGATAGAGCCTTTGGGGCTATCTGACTAATGAGAGGGAAGTGGGCAGACGAGAGGCTGGCCCCAGTCCCAAGAAACAAGAGATAGTCAAGTCGCTAGAGACATGATCAGGGGACATTAGGATTGGGGAAGACACGACTGCTAGAAGCAGAAGTTGGACACTATACATAAGGACAGGCTCACATGGGAGGCTGGAGGTGGGCACCCAGCTGCTGTGGGACAGCTATGTAGAGGTCATAAACCTAGAGTCAGTGTCCTGTTGGTCCTAGCCCATTTCAGCACCCTGCCACTTGGAGTGGACCCCTCCTACTTTTCTTAGCACCTGCCCTCATATCTATCTCCCTCTTCCCGTCTCCCAGGGGACTAGTGCCAAATGGTCTCTCCCTGCCAATTTTGGTATCTTCTCTGGCCTCTCCAGTCCTGCTTACTCCTCTATTTTTAAAGTGCCAAACAaatccccttcctctttctcaaaGCACAGTTATGTGGCACTGAGCCCTACCCAGCACCTCAGTGAAGGGGTCCTGCTTGCTCTTTATTTTGGTCCTGGATCCTGGGGTGGGGCAGAAATATTTTCTGggctggggtaggaggaaggTTGCTGCAGCCACCTACTGCTACTGTACCCTAGGAATATGGGGACATGGACATGGTGTCCCATGCCCAGATGATAAACACTGAGCTgccaaaacttttttaaatacaCCCGAGGAGCCCAAGGGGGAAGGGCAATGCCTACCCATAGCGTTATTTTTGGGGAGGGAGGGCTGTGCATAGGGCCATATTCTTTAGAATCTATTTTATTAACTGACCTGTTTTGGGACCTGTTACCCAAATAAAAGATGTTTCTAGACATCTGTACAGTATCTGATtcatttgttttgggaaaggggtgggcatgTGGCCAGCCTGAGAGGGCCTGAGTCCCAGATGTTTACAGCTGTTTTAAGATTCTTGGTCTCACTGTTTTCACTCAGGCCCCGATAGTCCCCTTGAAGATAACCAAATTTTTCCTCCTTTGTGTCTTGGTACTTCTTTCCCGGTCCCCCTCCTCTCCGCTCCCCTcgcttttcctttcctctctaatTCCTCTCCCCTTTCCGTTCGTAGTCTCAGGACTAATTTAGAACTACTCTTCCCAGCTTGCCCCTCTCAGGGAGTAGCCGAGAGGGTGGAGCGAAGTCCCCAGTTTCCGGAGTCAGCAGGGCTGCTGGGAAGTGGAGTCCGTTTCCTCCCGGTGCTGCGTGACTGGAGACGTGAAGGAGTCTCGTAAACAAACTACAATTCCCGGCGGCCCCCGCGCTCAACAGGTCAGGGCTAGGCTGGGGCCGGGTTCGCTGTGCTCGCTGAGGCGGCGGTGGCTACGGCTGGAGGAGCCGGGCCAGGGCCGCGGCGAAGGCCGCGGCTGGTACTGGAAGGGTGGCAGGCAGGGACGGGGAAGGAAGATGGCGACGTCGGGGGCGAACGGGCCTGGCTCGGCCACGGCCTCGGCCTCGGCTTCCAATCCGCGCAAATTTAGTGAGAAGATCGCGCTGCAGAAGCAGCGTCAGGCCGAGGAGACGGCGGCCTTCGAGGAGGTGATGATGGACATCGGCTCCACCCGGGTGAGGGGCCGCGCCGGGGAGCCGAGCAGAGCTGAGCAGTTACAGAGCGGAGACCGGAgaggcggggcgggggcgggcgtCGCAGCGAAGGAGGCGGAACGGGGCAGGGGACGCGGGCGCCGCCGTTTGGGAGGCGCAGGTTGAGGGCCGAGGGACAGGAAGAAGGATTTTGCTGGGGGAGACCGAAACACTGGAGAGGTTGGGGGTGTAGAGGCGACTGGGGGCCCGAGTACGTGAGGCGGGAGTGGACGGAGAGAGGAGATGGGTCCGGCGGAGGTAGGAGGTGAGTGGTCCTTGTGCATCCCTGACGGAGTCCCCTCGAGGACGCTACTGAAGCATGCCTGGTATTGGAGTATGGCCTGGGAGGAGGTCTGCTTGCCTGTAACCTGGCTCCTCTGAGTTTGTGATCTCCTCCAAACTGGTCCCTCTGCCCTCTGCGCTTTGGTGCCCCCGGGAAAGGGCCCCTTGCGTGGTTTGAACGAGCGGTGCTGTGTATAGTGGGGCAGGAAGTCCCCTCCTGCGTCCCGtccttttgcttcctttttcaaATACTACTTGTGGTTTCCTGACGTGAATGAAGGTGAGGTCCATTGCTTGGTGTTTTGTCCTGGCCTCCTTGGGGGAGAGGTAGAGTTTTGAATCCTAAAACTGGGTAACCGTTCGACCATAAGTTGTGTGGAACTCTATGGTTTGCTGAGCTTTCTAGGGAGATGGCTGCTTTGTGGGTCCGTGTGTAGGGTGCCTTGGAGGGTTTCTATGTGTAGGAAATATTCATTCCTAGAAAGTTCTTGAGAGAACTTTCAGGCCTCTGCCAGGCTGCCTCTGAAGCCCCCCGGCCTTGATTTCTTGCTTTCCAAGGCTGGATATCAGAGGGACCAAGGGGTGGGAGTCTGCCTAGGTGGTATGCAGTCTTAATTTAGGGACACATTCTTCTAAAAAAACTGCAATAAGGGTATTGCAGTGATTCCTCATGGCAGAGAGCTAGAAGGAATTTAAGGGTTGATGATGGAACGTTACTACAACATCTCTAGCCTTTTTCTGCTGGTCTGACTGTGGTTGCATCTGTGACTGTGACTCTGgttgtatttttgtgtgtatccCCCTTGACTctgttagtcttttttttttttttcctcgtcCTTTCCCCTTTGAGTCTCTAGGGAGTATGTGCCCTAGTTTGTGGGAGTCAGAAGTTAGGTGGGGAGGCAAATCTGGGAGggtgtctgtgcatgcatgtgcacacttacgtgcatgtgtgtgcataacCCACTGTAACCACTGTGAGGATTATGATCTAACTGTAGATTGCTCCCCTTTAGGAGCTTTTTCATCATGTTGGGGACAGAGACAGGAAGATGGGAGTCTGATCTCGATAGCGTGAGGCCCTGCCCTCAGGACTGTGATTCTAGCAGAGGCACGGTGGGATCTTAGGGCTTGTATGTGCAAAGAAAGGCTGTGTGAAACTCAAAAGCTGGGGCTTCTCTTTATGGTGCCTTGATCTCTTAAAAGGCCCCCTCTACCCACCTTGCTCCTATTGGTTAATTTCTCAGCTACACAGAAAAGTCTAGTGGGCTTATATGGCCAGGGGACCCAAAAGCCTAGAGCTAGGGACAAGAGATCTGGGACTCAGCCTGTTATCTGGCCAGGTGGGAGGGCTCATTTGAGACAGAGATGGTCATGGGAGGCTATACCACTGAGAGACTGGGGTTGCCATATATGTTGATAGTGGTCTTGAAGTGGTCCAGAGGTCAGCACAGTGCCCACTGAACTCACTAGGCTGACCTCCTGGAACAGAACGTCAGTTCTGATGTTGGCTTCTGTACAAGAGTGTGACCCTGGAAGCTCTTAGAACTTGCCCCTCCTCAGCTACCCTCCTCCCCATGGCCTTGCCCTGGGCCTGTTTATTTGGCTGGTGGCAGGGGCTGAGCCTTGGAAATAGATGCTCACCTCTCACAGAGATAGGATATCTGTACACAGGCTAAATCCATGTCAGGCTGTCTGACGTCTATGCCAGACATATCTCCCCAAAGTGAGGATGAGACCAGGAAGATGGCTCTGGCCCATGCTGGAGTGGGCTACTGCTCTCTCCACCCTCTTCCTCCAGGCTTCCCTGCCAATTCAGGAGCCTTAGGATTCAGTGGAAGAATGTCCCTTGGTTTTGGTGCTGTTTTTCCAGCTAGGAGAGTTGTCATTCCTTGGATGTTCTAGTTTGGGAGGTGCAGGCTTTGTGTAGCCTTCCTGAGGCTGGGCAAGTGGCAGAGCCCAGAAGCCTGTGCTCTCCAGAGTGGGAAGGAAAAAGGCTGGCAGTAATGGCTCTGTGACATCCATCTGTAGCCTTCCTCTTAATGACCCAATTAGTCCTGGATGCATCTAGAAAGAAAGCAGAGGTTCCTAATAGGCACTCTCCCTTGTGAGTAGCCCGGGGGCTCCTGGCAGCCCCTCAGGGACTCTGCTTAGAGTGATGCCAAATGAGACAGGTCTTGAGCAGAATATCTGTCTCCGCCTGGCAGGATGATGTCAAACAGTAGTGATATCATTGATGAGGGCAGTCTGCAGATGGGCTCTGGTGGGTTATTTGCACCAAATCTCAGTGGACCTTTCAAACCCCAACACTGGCCTTTCTTCTGGaagattatttctttatttttatttactttttttttggagacaggatctcactctgtcacccaggcagctGGAGCAGAGTGACATAAAcacgtctcactgcagcctctacctcccaggctcaagtgatcctcctgtagCAACGGAGTCTTACCGTGTTGCCCAGTCTGCTTTCCAAtacctggggtcaagcgatcctcctacctctgcctcccaaagtgctgggattacaggtgtgagctactgtgcctggcctagattttttttttttgagatggagtctcgctctgtcacccatactggagtacactggcgtgatcttggctcactgaaagctctgcctcccgggttcacgccattctcctgcctcagcctcccaagtagctgggactacaggtgcccgccaccacgcccagctaattttttgtatttttagtatagacggggtttcaccgtgttggccaggatggtctcgatctcctgacctcgtgatacacccacctcggcctcccaaagtgctgggattacaggtgtgagttactgtgcctggcctagatattttaaaagcagTGACAGCAGCAGCATATCCTGGTGACAGAGATGGCAAGGATGACTGAAGGAAATAGTGCTCAGGACCTTCCTGACATTCCCACTTGTTCCCCATGTCTCAGTTACAGGCCCAAAAACTGCGACTGGCGTACACAAGGAGCTCTCATTATGGTGGGTCTCTGCCCAATGTTAACCAGATTGGCTCTGGCCTGGCCGAGTTCCAGGTGAGTAGACACCAGCCAGGGAGGAGTGGAGGTTCTTTAGGCTGCTTCCCCTGCTGACTTCTGTCCTTTTTGGCAGAGCCCCCTCCACTCACCTTTGGATTCATCTCGAAGCACACGGCACCATGGGCTGGTGGAACGGGTGCAGCGAGATCCTCGAAGAATGGTGTCCCCACTTCGCCGATACCCCCGCCACATATCCTTCACAGGGGACTTGGGAGTGTCTGAAAGATAGTGGGATGGGGTTCCTCAGGGACTTATAGGAAGCACTTGAAGTGTTGTGCAGTCCCATCCTTCTCTTGGAGCTCTTCTTTACCCAGCTTCCCTGAAAACAACCATAGCTCCTGCATCAGCACCTGGTCCTGTGATAAGGAGTTTTTGCTCCTGAGGCTGTGCCCCCTGTCTCTGGCTGGCTCTGGCTGTCTTCACATCAGCTTGCTGCCAGAGGCAGCCTTCCTTGTCTCTTGCTAAAGGAGATTGCGTCCCTTCTCCTCACATTTCTGAGTTTTCAGTCTCAGAGACATGTGTACCTGTATCCTCGAAGTCCTGCCTGGACATTCTCCTGGATTTTTTCAGCCCCGTTAGACCTGattcccttcttctcttccatTCTTTGATCCTATCATTGTCCCTTATAGAAGAGGAGAAAGGTATGTGTTTCTCAAAACAACTTATCTGCTGCCTCCACTGTTCTTTCCTCATCTGGCCTCTATCTCATCTGTCCTCTCTACTTTTTTCCTTAACTGGTGCTGTTCACATTGACAGCTCTCCCTACAGTCCTGCCTACTTATCTCCTCCCCCAGAGTCTAGCTGGCGAAGGTAAGTGTCCAGGGCAGGCGGAAGCTCCTGCCTACTCTCTGACATGTTTCTGGAGGGAGCTGCCCCTTCTGGGTTGGGGTTGGGATTACTGAGCTAAGGTTTCAACAGTACCTCTTCCTATAACACCAGGGCTGAGAGAGGTGGAGGCAGTTGGAGTAGGTGGGTCAGAGTCCAGCCTTGGCCATGTTGACACGAGTGGTCAAGCCTCCCAGTCCAGCTAGAGCAGAACCAATGGGAACTGTAGCCagcttggggtgtgtgtgtaagggggaggggagaatggCAGAGGGGCAGGTGAAAATGGTGACCTTCTGTCAAAGGTGGGTGCAAGATGTAGTGCTCTGGCACTTTTAGATTTCTGAAACTCTCCCCTTGTCCATCTCACCTTCAGTGCTCATACCCAGAAGAGCTGCTGGGCTCCAAGATTCCCATTCAGCTGGTCCTGGCAGAGAGGTTTCCAGCTCTCTTAGATTGACTGGGGGAGGGGTCAATCATAAacaggagaagaaacagaaagaaaaggggatGATCTGGGTGCCTAGCCATCTTCACTTCCATCTTGGCTGCCCCACATTTTCCAACCCCTATACCCACCTTATTGTCCACAGCCAGCCTTCCTCCTCATGACTTTGTTTTTCTACCCCAGGACGATGCCCTGGGGCAATTTCCCTGCAGAGAAGGGGCAGTTGTTTCGACTACCATCTGCACTTAACAGGTGATGGCCTTTGCCTTCTTTAGGCCACATCTCCTCTTATCTGTAGTTTCTGGGGCCCTGTTCCCTCACCACCCCCCATTTCCAGCCCAGCTAGTGTTTTCCCTTGCTGGGCAGGGCTTAGGGACCAGGAAGACTGTCACTGGTGTCAGCTCATTCCTGCTCCCCCCATAGGACAAGCTCTGACTCTGCCCTTCATACAAGTGTGATGAACCCCAGTCCCCAGGATACCTACCCAGGCCCCACACCTCCCAGCATCCTGCCCAGCCGACGTGGGGGTAAGTGGCCCTGTCCCAGGGTTGGGAGTAACCACggagctatttatttatttatttatttattcattcatccattcattattattttttgagacggagtctcactctgtcgcccaggctggagtgcaatggcatgatctcggctcactgcaacctctgccctccgagttcaagtgattctcctgcctcagcctcctgagtagctggggttacaggcgtctgccaccgcgcccagctaattttttgtgtttttagtagagatggggtttcaccatcttggccaggctggtcttgaactcgtgacctcgtgatccacccgcctcggcctcccaaagtgctgagattacaggtgtgagccaccacgcctggcctccacgGAGCTATTTAAAGCAGGTAGGCAAGTGGGCACTGCAGCCAACGCCACTGTATCCCTTGCAGGTATTCTGGATGGTGAAATGGACCCCAAAGGTATGTGTTCCTCACTGCTGTGGGTACTGGATGCCAAACAATTTCTGGGCTGGTGTTGGGATTGTGTGCAGGTTCAGGGAGCAGGACTCCTTCCCGCCTGCTTCTGCTTCCTGTCCTGCCTTACGGGCTCTTTCTCCAACTCTCCCATCACCAGTCTTTCTCTTTCAAGTACCTGCTATTGAGGAGAACTTGCTAGATGACAAGCATTTGCTGAAGCCATGGGATGCTAAGAAGGTAGGTGGAGGCCACCGGGTGTCACCCACTAGTCTCTCTGCTATCCCCTTGCCATGGGGCAGGCCTTCCAGGGTTCTCCACTGAGCACTGTCCTCATTTTCcatattcttccttctttcctcagcTATCCTCATCCTCTTCCCGACCTCGGTCCTGTGAAGTCCCTGGAATTAAGTAAGTATTCCCTGAGGTTGGCTGAGAGTTGGGGGAAGGAAGTACAGGGAGATGTAGAAGACTGATCTCTGCTCTTCCCTGACCACCGCACCCCACTCctatttacatctttctttttctctccttcccctaGCATCTTTCCATCTCCTGACCAGCCTGCCAATGTGCCTGTCCTCCCACCTGCCATGAACACGGGGGGCTCCCTACCTGACCTCACCAACCTGCACTTTCCCCCACCACTGCCCACCCCCCTGGACCCTGAAGAGACAGCCTACCCTAGCCTGAGTGGGGGCAACAGTACCTCCAATTTGACCCACACCATGACTCACCTGGGCATCAGCGGGGGCATGGGCCTGGGCCCAGGCTATGATGCACCAGGTGAGTGGCTGTCCTGGCCATGTGCCCACTGGGTGCTGCCTGACTGGAGGGATGAAGGGGAGGGCGGTTTGAGCACCTGAGATCCTGCTGTGACCGCCCACACCAGCCTGTCACCTCTGCACCCCGGGATTCCCTCACGGCAGTTCTCAGCCAGTGATAACTGGTTGGTGTGGTGTTTcctagaaagaagaggaagggcaGCCCCCAGATGGGCAGTGCTGTCAGGGATAGAGTAGGGAGGACGTTGTGTTGCTGCTTTCATAGTCTGGTCACTGCTACCCGTTCTGGGTGGAAAGGGGCCCAGTTCCCATCAGTAATGTTGGCATCTCTGGTTTTTTGTCTGTGCCTGCAGGACTTCATTCACCTCTCAGCCACCCATCCCTGCAGTCCTCCCTAAGCAATCCCAACCTCCAGGCTTCCCTGAGCAGTCCTCAGCCCCAGCTCCAGGGCTCCCACAGCCACCCCTCTCTGCCTGCCTCTTCCTTGGCCCGCCATGCACTACCCACCACCTCCCTGGGCCACCCCTCACTCAGTGCTCCggctctctcctcctcctcttcctcctccacttcATCTCCTGTTTTGGGCGCCCCCCCTTACCCTGCTTCTACCCCTGGGGCCTCCCCCCACCACCGCCGTGTgcccctcagccccctgagttTGCTCGCGGGCCCAGCCGACGCCAGAAGGTCCCAACAGCAGCTGCCCAAACAGTTTTCGCCAACAATGTCACCCACCTTGTCTTCCATCACTCAGGTATGCGTGGCTGCCTTCCCTGCACGTCTgtctcccttcccttttcttctgccatgttgtttccctcccaccctcctttccTCAAATACCTACTCTATACTCATCCCCTTCCATTCCTCTGTCCTCCACCTGCCCCATCGTTTATCCATCTTGTCTCCTTTTGCTTCACAGTGCAAACACAAAAGCTGTGGTTAAGCTTTTTTagtttcaaatcctggctctacctcTTACTAGCAGtcaccttggacaagttatttaatttctataagCCTCAGTagtttcatttctaaaacaaGGATGGTtcatgaggatcaaatgaaataacatacataaaataCTTAGTACCACATATAGCCC
This region of Macaca fascicularis isolate 582-1 chromosome 1, T2T-MFA8v1.1 genomic DNA includes:
- the CRTC2 gene encoding CREB-regulated transcription coactivator 2 isoform X2, whose product is MATSGANGPGSATASASASNPRKFSEKIALQKQRQAEETAAFEEVMMDIGSTRLQAQKLRLAYTRSSHYGGSLPNVNQIGSGLAEFQSPLHSPLDSSRSTRHHGLVERVQRDPRRMVSPLRRYPRHIDSSPYSPAYLSPPPESSWRRTMPWGNFPAEKGQLFRLPSALNRTSSDSALHTSVMNPSPQDTYPGPTPPSILPSRRGGILDGEMDPKVPAIEENLLDDKHLLKPWDAKKLSSSSSRPRSCEVPGINIFPSPDQPANVPVLPPAMNTGGSLPDLTNLHFPPPLPTPLDPEETAYPSLSGGNSTSNLTHTMTHLGISGGMGLGPGYDAPGLHSPLSHPSLQSSLSNPNLQASLSSPQPQLQGSHSHPSLPASSLARHALPTTSLGHPSLSAPALSSSSSSSTSSPVLGAPPYPASTPGASPHHRRVPLSPLSLLAGPADARRSQQQLPKQFSPTMSPTLSSITQGVPLDTSKLSTDQRLPPYPYSSPSLVLPTQPHTPKSLQQPGLPSQSCSVQSSGGQPPGRQSHYGTLYPPGPSGHGQQSYHRPMSDFNLGNLEQFSMESPSTSLVLDPPGFSEGPGFLGGEGPMGGPQDPHTLNHQNLTHCSRHGSGPNIILTGDSSPGFSKEIAAALAGVPGFEVSAAGLELGLGLEDELRMEPLGLEGLNMLSDPCALLPDPAVEDSFRSDRLQ
- the CRTC2 gene encoding CREB-regulated transcription coactivator 2 isoform X3; its protein translation is MATSGANGPGSATASASASNPRKFSEKIALQKQRQAEETAAFEELQAQKLRLAYTRSSHYGGSLPNVNQIGSGLAEFQSPLHSPLDSSRSTRHHGLVERVQRDPRRMVSPLRRYPRHIDSSPYSPAYLSPPPESSWRRTMPWGNFPAEKGQLFRLPSALNRTSSDSALHTSVMNPSPQDTYPGPTPPSILPSRRGGILDGEMDPKVFLFQVPAIEENLLDDKHLLKPWDAKKLSSSSSRPRSCEVPGINIFPSPDQPANVPVLPPAMNTGGSLPDLTNLHFPPPLPTPLDPEETAYPSLSGGNSTSNLTHTMTHLGISGGMGLGPGYDAPGLHSPLSHPSLQSSLSNPNLQASLSSPQPQLQGSHSHPSLPASSLARHALPTTSLGHPSLSAPALSSSSSSSTSSPVLGAPPYPASTPGASPHHRRVPLSPLSLLAGPADARRSQQQLPKQFSPTMSPTLSSITQGVPLDTSKLSTDQRLPPYPYSSPSLVLPTQPHTPKSLQQPGLPSQSCSVQSSGGQPPGRQSHYGTLYPPGPSGHGQQSYHRPMSDFNLGNLEQFSMESPSTSLVLDPPGFSEGPGFLGGEGPMGGPQDPHTLNHQNLTHCSRHGSGPNIILTGDSSPGFSKEIAAALAGVPGFEVSAAGLELGLGLEDELRMEPLGLEGLNMLSDPCALLPDPAVEDSFRSDRLQ
- the CRTC2 gene encoding CREB-regulated transcription coactivator 2 isoform X1; the encoded protein is MATSGANGPGSATASASASNPRKFSEKIALQKQRQAEETAAFEEVMMDIGSTRLQAQKLRLAYTRSSHYGGSLPNVNQIGSGLAEFQSPLHSPLDSSRSTRHHGLVERVQRDPRRMVSPLRRYPRHIDSSPYSPAYLSPPPESSWRRTMPWGNFPAEKGQLFRLPSALNRTSSDSALHTSVMNPSPQDTYPGPTPPSILPSRRGGILDGEMDPKVFLFQVPAIEENLLDDKHLLKPWDAKKLSSSSSRPRSCEVPGINIFPSPDQPANVPVLPPAMNTGGSLPDLTNLHFPPPLPTPLDPEETAYPSLSGGNSTSNLTHTMTHLGISGGMGLGPGYDAPGLHSPLSHPSLQSSLSNPNLQASLSSPQPQLQGSHSHPSLPASSLARHALPTTSLGHPSLSAPALSSSSSSSTSSPVLGAPPYPASTPGASPHHRRVPLSPLSLLAGPADARRSQQQLPKQFSPTMSPTLSSITQGVPLDTSKLSTDQRLPPYPYSSPSLVLPTQPHTPKSLQQPGLPSQSCSVQSSGGQPPGRQSHYGTLYPPGPSGHGQQSYHRPMSDFNLGNLEQFSMESPSTSLVLDPPGFSEGPGFLGGEGPMGGPQDPHTLNHQNLTHCSRHGSGPNIILTGDSSPGFSKEIAAALAGVPGFEVSAAGLELGLGLEDELRMEPLGLEGLNMLSDPCALLPDPAVEDSFRSDRLQ
- the CRTC2 gene encoding CREB-regulated transcription coactivator 2 isoform X4; translation: MATSGANGPGSATASASASNPRKFSEKIALQKQRQAEETAAFEEVMMDIGSTRLQAQKLRLAYTRSSHYGGSLPNVNQIGSGLAEFQSPLHSPLDSSRSTRHHGLVERVQRDPRRMVSPLRRYPRHIDSSPYSPAYLSPPPESSWRRTSSDSALHTSVMNPSPQDTYPGPTPPSILPSRRGGILDGEMDPKVFLFQVPAIEENLLDDKHLLKPWDAKKLSSSSSRPRSCEVPGINIFPSPDQPANVPVLPPAMNTGGSLPDLTNLHFPPPLPTPLDPEETAYPSLSGGNSTSNLTHTMTHLGISGGMGLGPGYDAPGLHSPLSHPSLQSSLSNPNLQASLSSPQPQLQGSHSHPSLPASSLARHALPTTSLGHPSLSAPALSSSSSSSTSSPVLGAPPYPASTPGASPHHRRVPLSPLSLLAGPADARRSQQQLPKQFSPTMSPTLSSITQGVPLDTSKLSTDQRLPPYPYSSPSLVLPTQPHTPKSLQQPGLPSQSCSVQSSGGQPPGRQSHYGTLYPPGPSGHGQQSYHRPMSDFNLGNLEQFSMESPSTSLVLDPPGFSEGPGFLGGEGPMGGPQDPHTLNHQNLTHCSRHGSGPNIILTGDSSPGFSKEIAAALAGVPGFEVSAAGLELGLGLEDELRMEPLGLEGLNMLSDPCALLPDPAVEDSFRSDRLQ
- the CRTC2 gene encoding CREB-regulated transcription coactivator 2 isoform X5, with protein sequence MATSGANGPGSATASASASNPRKFSEKIALQKQRQAEETAAFEEVMMDIGSTRLQAQKLRLAYTRSSHYGGSLPNVNQIGSGLAEFQSPLHSPLDSSRSTRHHGLVERVQRDPRRMVSPLRRYPRHIDSSPYSPAYLSPPPESSWRRTSSDSALHTSVMNPSPQDTYPGPTPPSILPSRRGGILDGEMDPKVPAIEENLLDDKHLLKPWDAKKLSSSSSRPRSCEVPGINIFPSPDQPANVPVLPPAMNTGGSLPDLTNLHFPPPLPTPLDPEETAYPSLSGGNSTSNLTHTMTHLGISGGMGLGPGYDAPGLHSPLSHPSLQSSLSNPNLQASLSSPQPQLQGSHSHPSLPASSLARHALPTTSLGHPSLSAPALSSSSSSSTSSPVLGAPPYPASTPGASPHHRRVPLSPLSLLAGPADARRSQQQLPKQFSPTMSPTLSSITQGVPLDTSKLSTDQRLPPYPYSSPSLVLPTQPHTPKSLQQPGLPSQSCSVQSSGGQPPGRQSHYGTLYPPGPSGHGQQSYHRPMSDFNLGNLEQFSMESPSTSLVLDPPGFSEGPGFLGGEGPMGGPQDPHTLNHQNLTHCSRHGSGPNIILTGDSSPGFSKEIAAALAGVPGFEVSAAGLELGLGLEDELRMEPLGLEGLNMLSDPCALLPDPAVEDSFRSDRLQ
- the CRTC2 gene encoding CREB-regulated transcription coactivator 2 isoform X6; protein product: MVGLCPMLTRLALAWPSSRAPSTHLWIHLEAHGTMGWWNGCSEILEEWCPHFADTPATLTALPTVLPTYLLPQSLAGEGRCPGAISLQRRGSCFDYHLHLTGILDGEMDPKVFLFQVPAIEENLLDDKHLLKPWDAKKLSSSSSRPRSCEVPGINIFPSPDQPANVPVLPPAMNTGGSLPDLTNLHFPPPLPTPLDPEETAYPSLSGGNSTSNLTHTMTHLGISGGMGLGPGYDAPGLHSPLSHPSLQSSLSNPNLQASLSSPQPQLQGSHSHPSLPASSLARHALPTTSLGHPSLSAPALSSSSSSSTSSPVLGAPPYPASTPGASPHHRRVPLSPLSLLAGPADARRSQQQLPKQFSPTMSPTLSSITQGVPLDTSKLSTDQRLPPYPYSSPSLVLPTQPHTPKSLQQPGLPSQSCSVQSSGGQPPGRQSHYGTLYPPGPSGHGQQSYHRPMSDFNLGNLEQFSMESPSTSLVLDPPGFSEGPGFLGGEGPMGGPQDPHTLNHQNLTHCSRHGSGPNIILTGDSSPGFSKEIAAALAGVPGFEVSAAGLELGLGLEDELRMEPLGLEGLNMLSDPCALLPDPAVEDSFRSDRLQ